In Streptomyces sp. NBC_00483, a single window of DNA contains:
- a CDS encoding sensor histidine kinase, with protein sequence MDERDTPEAGDELGRAVEDVEQRWRDFHRLSPLTLLGIGVLLAVATNTMFKVSETGWYAMVGLVAGAAVLEGIAIRAGLARKGPSVAGTVYYGLRWALAFGLAWINPLFAFYAAIGYFGADRFLLPRLVKFGLAASAVILAGSQSGGLPPENAGQWAFFGALYAINMALVAAMVHLDSKERERTLAQVATIAELEHTNRALQDALDENAALQAQLLVQAREAGVSDERRRLAAEIHDTIAQGLTGIIAQLQVVANTPDQEQAREHLDRAADLARHSLGEARRSVHNLAPAALDDATLAEALKKTVEDWSARTGVRADFTLTGTAEPLHEEIGASLLRIAEEALSNAARHAAATRVGVTLSFMAGEVTLDVRDDGRGFDPLSVPARSGAGGFGLDGMRARAERLAGGVTVESEEGGGTAISARVPLVRHD encoded by the coding sequence ATGGACGAGCGGGACACACCGGAGGCGGGGGACGAACTCGGCCGCGCCGTGGAGGACGTCGAGCAGCGGTGGCGGGACTTCCACCGCCTCTCCCCGCTGACCCTGCTCGGCATCGGCGTGCTGCTCGCGGTGGCCACGAACACGATGTTCAAGGTGAGCGAGACCGGCTGGTACGCGATGGTGGGGCTCGTCGCGGGCGCCGCGGTCCTGGAAGGGATCGCCATCCGGGCCGGCCTCGCCCGCAAGGGTCCTTCGGTGGCGGGCACCGTCTACTACGGCCTGCGTTGGGCGCTCGCCTTCGGCCTGGCCTGGATCAACCCGCTCTTCGCCTTCTACGCGGCCATCGGCTACTTCGGCGCCGACCGCTTCCTCCTGCCCCGCCTGGTCAAATTCGGCCTCGCCGCGTCCGCCGTGATCCTGGCCGGGTCCCAGTCCGGCGGCCTGCCGCCCGAGAACGCGGGGCAGTGGGCCTTCTTCGGCGCGCTGTACGCGATCAACATGGCGCTGGTGGCCGCCATGGTCCACCTCGACTCGAAGGAGCGCGAGCGCACCCTCGCCCAGGTCGCCACCATCGCCGAGCTGGAGCACACCAACCGGGCGCTCCAGGACGCGCTCGACGAGAACGCCGCGCTCCAGGCCCAACTCCTCGTCCAGGCGCGGGAGGCGGGCGTCTCCGACGAGCGCCGCCGGCTCGCCGCGGAGATCCACGACACCATCGCCCAGGGCCTGACAGGGATCATCGCCCAGCTCCAGGTCGTCGCGAACACCCCCGACCAGGAGCAGGCCCGCGAGCACCTCGACCGTGCCGCCGATCTCGCCCGGCACAGCCTCGGCGAGGCCCGCCGCTCCGTGCACAATCTGGCGCCCGCCGCCCTGGACGACGCGACGCTCGCCGAGGCCCTGAAGAAGACCGTCGAGGACTGGTCCGCCCGCACCGGCGTCCGCGCCGACTTCACCCTCACCGGCACGGCGGAGCCGCTGCACGAGGAGATCGGGGCGAGCCTGCTGCGGATCGCCGAGGAGGCGCTGTCCAACGCGGCACGGCACGCGGCCGCCACCCGCGTCGGCGTCACCCTCTCCTTCATGGCGGGCGAGGTCACCCTCGACGTACGGGACGACGGCCGCGGCTTCGACCCGCTCTCCGTACCGGCCCGCTCAGGGGCCGGCGGCTTCGGCCTCGACGGGATGCGGGCCCGCGCCGAGCGGCTCGCGGGCGGCGTCACGGTCGAGTCGGAGGAAGGCGGCGGCACGGCGATCTCCGCTCGCGTACCTTTGGTGCGCCATGACTGA